One genomic segment of Sminthopsis crassicaudata isolate SCR6 chromosome 4, ASM4859323v1, whole genome shotgun sequence includes these proteins:
- the PRICKLE4 gene encoding prickle-like protein 4, with protein MLVEFTEVCNQDHQEDKSTFRNQETSVCLLDSETYCTLEEEGTYPLPSRVPAHHDLESFHVESDNSPNWLRIRTLLQQLPPQDSDERYCSMLGEEERFQLRLFSAHRRQQALGQGVIRMVPPRFEGHMCEKCGTNLRPGTSVLWQAPCRAASTSMPCL; from the exons ATGCTGGTTGAGTTTACTGAAGTCTGCAACCAAGACCATCAAGAGGATAAATCTACATTCAGGAATCAAGAGACATCAGTCTGCTTGTTGGACAGTGAAACCTACTGCACCCTGGAGGAAGAAGGAACGTATCCCCTACCTTCGCGG GTGCCTGCACACCATGACCTGGAGTCCTTCCATGTGGAATCTGACAACTCTCCCAATTGGCTTCGGATCCGGACCCTCCTGCAGCAGTTGCCTCCACAAGACAGTGAT GAAAGGTACTGTTCAATGCttggggaagaagagagattCCAGCTTCGGCTGTTCAGTGCCCATCGGAGACAGCAGGCCCTGGGTCAAGGGGTTATCCGAATGGTGCCCCCTAGGTTTGAAGGACACATGTGTGAGAAG TGTGGTACAAATCTGAGACCAG GGACATCTGTACTGTGGCAGGCACCATGCAGAGCTGCTTCGACCTCGATGCCCTGCCTGTGA